A single genomic interval of Arthrobacter methylotrophus harbors:
- a CDS encoding ABC transporter ATP-binding protein produces MTTNIGNISDQPLPSGQPVLDIERLKVTFATDSGDVYAVKDVSLEVKAGEVLAIVGESGSGKTVTAKTILGLLPETAISSGAVLINGNNVISVSASKLRKIRGRDVAMVFQEPSTALNPVFTVGWQIAEGIRAHASDGHRVSAKEAKKRATEALRKVGIPDPEIRVNYYPHQLSGGQKQRVVIAAALALNPGLIVADEPTTALDVTVQAEILQLLRDLRDKYGTSIVLITHNMGVVADLADRVVVMYQGDVVEEATAKVLFAEPKQDYTKKLLAAVPHLGRNSASEGATERLHQGGKVLVEAKNLTIEYPGRLGKPGFKAVDNVSFTVSENEVFGLVGESGSGKSTIGRAIAGLNRVTGGSLKVLGYEMLDFKEHTFKPLRKDIGFVFQDPAASFNPHLTIGECVAEPLLIHTRPSPAQARLRVAQLLESVQLPASYAERFPHELSGGQRQRASLARSLALNPRLLIADEPTSALDVSVQAKVLELFKDIQEEFGFAALFISHDLAVVDILSHWVGVLFKGKLVEQGIGSQIMGNPQHEYTRKLIASLPVPDPDEQARRREEHRALLGI; encoded by the coding sequence ATGACCACCAACATCGGCAACATTTCGGACCAGCCGCTCCCATCCGGGCAGCCCGTCCTGGACATCGAACGGCTCAAAGTCACCTTCGCCACGGACAGCGGGGACGTCTACGCCGTCAAGGACGTCAGCCTCGAGGTCAAAGCCGGGGAAGTCCTGGCGATCGTGGGAGAGTCGGGTTCCGGCAAGACTGTCACGGCCAAGACCATCCTCGGCTTGCTCCCGGAGACAGCCATCAGCTCGGGCGCCGTGCTGATCAACGGCAACAACGTCATCAGCGTCAGTGCGTCCAAGCTGCGCAAGATCCGCGGCCGTGACGTGGCCATGGTCTTCCAGGAACCGTCAACGGCCCTGAATCCAGTGTTCACGGTCGGCTGGCAGATAGCCGAAGGCATCCGGGCCCATGCCTCGGACGGACACCGGGTCTCGGCCAAGGAAGCCAAGAAACGGGCCACCGAGGCCCTGCGGAAGGTGGGCATCCCCGATCCCGAAATCCGCGTCAACTACTATCCCCACCAGCTTTCCGGAGGTCAGAAGCAACGCGTAGTCATCGCCGCTGCGCTCGCCTTGAACCCTGGCTTGATTGTGGCGGATGAGCCGACGACTGCCCTGGACGTCACTGTCCAGGCCGAGATCCTTCAATTGCTCCGGGACCTGCGGGACAAGTACGGCACCTCGATTGTGCTCATTACGCACAATATGGGTGTCGTGGCCGACCTGGCCGACCGCGTCGTGGTCATGTACCAGGGCGACGTGGTCGAAGAGGCCACCGCCAAGGTCCTGTTCGCCGAGCCCAAGCAGGACTACACGAAGAAGCTGCTGGCCGCCGTGCCGCACCTTGGCCGTAACTCGGCGTCCGAAGGGGCCACCGAACGGTTGCATCAGGGGGGAAAGGTCCTGGTCGAGGCCAAGAACCTCACCATCGAGTATCCGGGGCGCCTCGGCAAGCCAGGGTTCAAGGCTGTGGACAACGTCAGCTTCACGGTCTCCGAGAATGAGGTCTTTGGCCTGGTTGGCGAGTCCGGTTCCGGCAAGTCCACGATCGGCCGGGCCATCGCAGGCCTCAACAGGGTAACCGGCGGCAGCCTCAAGGTCCTCGGCTACGAAATGCTGGACTTCAAGGAACACACGTTCAAGCCGCTGCGCAAGGATATCGGCTTTGTCTTCCAAGACCCGGCGGCCTCGTTCAATCCGCACCTGACCATTGGCGAGTGCGTTGCGGAACCGCTGCTCATCCATACCCGTCCCAGCCCGGCCCAAGCACGCCTGCGGGTGGCGCAGTTGCTCGAATCGGTGCAGCTTCCGGCATCGTACGCCGAACGCTTCCCCCACGAGCTTTCCGGTGGACAGCGCCAGCGCGCTTCGCTGGCCCGCTCGCTCGCGCTCAACCCGCGGCTTCTGATCGCCGATGAGCCCACCTCGGCCCTTGACGTTTCCGTGCAGGCAAAGGTCCTGGAACTGTTCAAGGACATCCAGGAGGAGTTCGGATTTGCCGCGCTCTTCATTAGCCACGACCTCGCGGTAGTGGACATCCTCTCCCATTGGGTGGGGGTGTTGTTCAAGGGCAAGCTTGTGGAGCAGGGGATCGGCAGCCAGATCATGGGCAATCCCCAGCACGAATACACGCGCAAGCTCATCGCCTCGCTGCCAGTTCCGGATCCTGATGAACAGGCCCGACGCCGGGAAGAACACCGCGCGCTGTTGGGCATCTGA
- a CDS encoding NADPH-dependent F420 reductase — MKIAVLGTGMVGHALASKLMAVGHQVMMGSREAGNPKGTEWAAQAGPEASSGSFAQAAAMAEIVVNATPGMVSLAALSEAGAANLAGKILVDVSNPLDFSAGFPPSLSVCNTDSIAETIQRSFPEARVVKTLNTLTAPLMVDPLRLAEGAHDVFVAGNDDDAKATVVALLREFGWLPERIHDLGGLDVARGLEMWMPLWLRIFMRQPKDKLFNISIVSE; from the coding sequence ATGAAAATCGCAGTTCTTGGCACCGGAATGGTGGGGCATGCACTGGCCAGCAAACTGATGGCGGTTGGCCACCAGGTCATGATGGGTTCCCGGGAAGCCGGCAATCCGAAAGGGACGGAGTGGGCGGCGCAGGCAGGTCCGGAAGCAAGCTCCGGCTCCTTCGCCCAGGCCGCAGCCATGGCTGAGATCGTGGTCAATGCAACCCCGGGAATGGTCTCGCTCGCCGCGTTGAGCGAAGCCGGGGCAGCAAACCTGGCGGGCAAGATCTTGGTGGATGTGTCCAACCCCTTGGATTTTTCCGCCGGATTTCCGCCGTCGCTCTCCGTCTGCAATACCGACAGCATTGCCGAAACCATCCAGCGCTCCTTTCCGGAGGCACGTGTGGTCAAGACTCTCAACACCTTGACTGCTCCCCTGATGGTTGATCCGCTCCGACTCGCTGAAGGCGCCCATGACGTGTTCGTAGCAGGGAACGACGACGACGCGAAAGCCACCGTCGTCGCGCTCCTGCGGGAGTTCGGCTGGCTACCGGAACGCATCCACGATCTGGGTGGGCTCGACGTCGCCCGCGGCCTTGAAATGTGGATGCCGCTGTGGCTCCGGATTTTCATGCGCCAACCGAAGGACAAGCTCTTCAACATCAGCATCGTGTCCGAATAG
- a CDS encoding chorismate mutase, producing MTEQNHALPDADSFDPSASSLAGRVDQAVMDELLSIRSSIDNIDATLVFLLAERFKATQKVGVLKATHQLPAGDPGRESAQIARLRRLAEEAHLDPAFAEKFLNFIISEVIRHHEAIAEGHQASIAQG from the coding sequence ATGACCGAGCAGAACCACGCCCTCCCCGACGCCGATTCCTTCGATCCTTCCGCCAGCTCCCTCGCCGGCCGTGTGGACCAGGCTGTCATGGACGAGCTGCTCTCCATCCGCTCCAGCATTGACAACATCGACGCCACCCTCGTCTTCCTCCTCGCCGAGCGTTTCAAGGCCACCCAGAAAGTGGGCGTCCTCAAGGCGACGCATCAGCTCCCTGCCGGGGACCCGGGCCGCGAGTCCGCCCAGATTGCGCGGTTGCGCCGGCTCGCCGAGGAAGCGCATCTCGATCCGGCTTTCGCCGAGAAATTCTTGAATTTCATCATCAGTGAGGTCATCCGGCACCACGAGGCAATCGCCGAAGGCCACCAGGCTTCCATCGCGCAGGGCTGA
- a CDS encoding DUF4166 domain-containing protein: MSTPIYELALGSKFRQLQPELQEYFSLAPGSGSYGIGEGVFDVVGCRQKWLRPLLAAVAGEQAFFPEYGERIPFRIENHAHLDPFGRSSLTARREIFFPGRTRLFHDTTVAETGDDGGTRLVDYLGRYRRLATALDLDATPEGRLRGVSSASRLFLGPLRLSLPASLDAKAFAEQWWDPLEGKHRIQVKVLQKHLGLVLVYAGSFDYRLAPSLPAPDAAAAPTATAAVGLPRYAEPDRWERRV; this comes from the coding sequence ATGAGCACACCAATCTACGAGTTGGCGCTGGGCAGCAAGTTCAGGCAATTGCAGCCTGAACTACAGGAGTACTTCTCCCTCGCGCCCGGCTCCGGATCATACGGAATTGGCGAGGGCGTGTTCGATGTGGTCGGTTGCCGGCAGAAGTGGCTCCGACCCCTCCTTGCCGCGGTCGCCGGGGAACAGGCTTTCTTCCCGGAATACGGCGAGCGCATCCCGTTCCGTATCGAGAACCACGCGCACCTGGACCCGTTCGGGCGGTCCAGCCTCACGGCCCGGCGCGAAATTTTCTTTCCCGGCCGTACCCGGCTGTTCCATGACACTACTGTGGCCGAAACCGGCGACGACGGCGGCACCCGGCTGGTCGACTACCTCGGCAGGTATCGCCGACTCGCGACGGCACTGGATCTCGATGCCACACCGGAGGGGCGGCTTCGCGGGGTCTCGAGCGCGTCACGCTTGTTCCTGGGTCCCCTGCGGCTCAGCCTACCGGCGTCCCTCGATGCGAAGGCCTTTGCAGAGCAGTGGTGGGATCCGCTGGAAGGCAAGCACCGGATCCAAGTGAAGGTTCTCCAGAAACACCTTGGACTGGTGCTCGTTTACGCGGGTTCCTTTGACTACCGTTTGGCGCCCTCGCTACCCGCCCCGGACGCCGCGGCCGCACCAACCGCCACTGCCGCCGTCGGGCTCCCCCGATATGCCGAACCGGACCGCTGGGAACGGCGGGTCTAG
- a CDS encoding DUF58 domain-containing protein — protein sequence MAITGRFVLLVFAALAPLVLFPAWSTVLLAVALLLALLVTDIMLAASPARVELQRKGPGNVTLHSETESVLTLENGNHRIFRGMVRDAWQPSAGTVAPVQRVEIPAGERRRIAVRLKPTRRGDLAAPHVTMRSFGPLGLAARQRTVPLRGRMRVLPPFHSRRHLPSKLRKLRELDGKAAVQIRGAGTEFDSLRDYVRGDDVRSIDWRATARRTAVVVRTWRPERDRRVVIMLDTSRTAAARIDDEPRLDTGMEAALLLAVLAERGGDRVDFFAFDRRVRGRVGSAARGNLLGSLVQAMAPLEAELIEMDWAQIPTQVRAISAHRSLVVLLTSLDGGAPEEGLIPLVAQLVRQHVVLLGSVRDPLLGRMKEQRTTASEVFRASAAERALLDREAVSAQLRQLGAEVVDAEPLDLPPLVADAYIRLKAAGRL from the coding sequence ATGGCGATCACGGGCCGCTTTGTGCTGCTGGTATTCGCCGCCTTGGCGCCCTTGGTGCTGTTCCCGGCATGGAGTACGGTCCTGCTCGCCGTGGCCTTGCTCCTGGCTTTGCTGGTGACCGACATCATGTTAGCGGCGTCGCCTGCCAGGGTTGAACTGCAGCGGAAGGGGCCGGGGAACGTTACCCTCCACTCGGAAACGGAATCCGTCCTGACCCTGGAGAACGGCAACCACAGGATCTTTCGAGGAATGGTACGTGACGCCTGGCAGCCCTCCGCCGGAACTGTCGCCCCCGTCCAGCGCGTCGAGATCCCGGCTGGGGAGCGTCGGCGCATTGCAGTTCGGCTAAAGCCCACGCGTCGCGGCGACCTCGCGGCACCGCACGTCACGATGCGTTCCTTTGGACCGCTTGGCCTGGCCGCCCGGCAACGCACTGTTCCCCTCCGGGGCCGTATGCGTGTCCTGCCTCCCTTCCACTCAAGACGGCACCTTCCTTCCAAGCTACGAAAACTGCGGGAGCTCGACGGCAAGGCCGCCGTCCAGATACGCGGTGCGGGCACGGAGTTCGATTCCCTCCGCGACTACGTCCGGGGCGACGACGTGCGTTCCATCGACTGGCGGGCAACCGCCCGACGCACCGCCGTCGTGGTTCGCACTTGGCGTCCCGAACGGGACCGCCGCGTCGTGATCATGCTGGATACCTCCCGTACGGCTGCGGCCCGGATCGACGACGAGCCGCGTCTGGACACCGGGATGGAAGCGGCTCTTTTGCTAGCAGTGCTCGCCGAGCGAGGCGGAGACCGGGTGGACTTTTTCGCCTTCGACCGACGCGTCCGCGGCCGCGTCGGTTCAGCGGCCAGAGGCAATCTCCTTGGCTCCCTGGTCCAGGCCATGGCGCCGCTCGAGGCAGAACTGATCGAGATGGACTGGGCCCAGATCCCCACCCAGGTACGGGCAATTTCGGCGCACCGTTCCCTCGTGGTCCTATTAACATCACTTGACGGCGGAGCCCCGGAAGAAGGCCTCATTCCCCTGGTGGCGCAGCTGGTCCGGCAGCATGTGGTGCTCCTTGGATCGGTGAGGGACCCCTTGCTGGGGCGGATGAAGGAACAACGTACTACTGCGAGCGAGGTCTTCCGTGCCTCGGCCGCAGAACGTGCCTTGCTCGACCGGGAAGCCGTCAGTGCCCAATTGCGCCAGCTTGGTGCGGAGGTGGTCGACGCCGAGCCTCTGGATCTACCGCCGCTCGTAGCGGATGCATACATTCGCCTGAAGGCTGCGGGCCGCTTGTAG
- a CDS encoding MoxR family ATPase, translated as MSNPANSFTDGNYGYDGPQGGAASQGPPAQETSRPDPARKALLDVRHEVGKAVVGQDATVTGMLIALLCGGHVLLEGVPGVAKTLLVRALSTALSLDTKRVQFTPDLMPGDVTGSLVYDSHTSEFTFREGPVFTNIMLADEINRTPPKTQASLLEAMEERQVSVDGLSRPLPSPFIVAATQNPVEYEGTYPLPEAQLDRFLLKLAMPLPGRAEEIEVIRRHSEGFDPRNLHAAGVRPVAGSAELQDARDAVAAVTVAPEILGYIVDVVRATRAAPSFQLGVSPRGATALLNTSRAWAWLSGRDFVTPDDVKALSLPCLRHRVGLRPEAQMDGVHVDDVLGSILASVPVPR; from the coding sequence ATGAGCAATCCAGCAAACAGCTTCACTGACGGCAACTACGGCTACGACGGCCCTCAGGGAGGGGCAGCATCGCAGGGGCCACCGGCCCAAGAAACATCCCGGCCGGATCCTGCCCGAAAAGCCTTGCTGGACGTCCGTCACGAGGTGGGAAAGGCCGTCGTCGGACAGGATGCGACGGTGACTGGCATGCTGATCGCGCTGCTCTGCGGGGGCCACGTGCTGCTTGAGGGTGTTCCGGGCGTTGCCAAGACCCTATTGGTGCGTGCCTTGTCCACCGCACTGAGCCTGGATACCAAACGCGTTCAGTTCACTCCGGACCTCATGCCGGGTGACGTCACAGGCTCTCTCGTCTACGATTCGCACACCTCGGAATTCACCTTTCGCGAAGGGCCGGTCTTCACCAATATCATGTTGGCGGACGAAATCAACCGAACGCCTCCCAAGACCCAGGCCTCCCTGCTGGAGGCCATGGAGGAGCGCCAGGTCTCCGTGGACGGACTCTCCCGTCCGTTGCCGTCACCGTTCATAGTCGCCGCCACGCAGAACCCGGTGGAATACGAGGGCACCTATCCCCTGCCCGAGGCCCAATTGGACCGCTTCCTCCTCAAGCTCGCCATGCCGCTTCCCGGCCGTGCCGAAGAAATCGAAGTGATCCGCCGGCATTCGGAAGGCTTCGATCCGCGGAACCTGCACGCGGCGGGAGTCAGGCCGGTGGCGGGCTCCGCAGAACTCCAAGACGCACGTGACGCCGTCGCCGCTGTGACTGTGGCCCCCGAGATCCTCGGCTACATTGTGGACGTCGTCCGCGCCACCCGGGCAGCGCCGTCGTTCCAGTTGGGAGTCTCCCCTCGCGGCGCCACTGCCTTGCTGAATACCTCCCGTGCCTGGGCATGGTTGTCCGGACGCGACTTCGTCACCCCCGACGACGTCAAGGCCCTGTCCCTGCCATGCTTGCGGCACCGGGTGGGGCTTCGCCCCGAAGCCCAGATGGACGGCGTCCACGTCGATGATGTCTTGGGCAGCATCCTGGCTTCTGTTCCCGTCCCGCGCTGA
- a CDS encoding DUF4350 domain-containing protein gives MTPARGTAMEPAAAKARNTTVRDWSRSHLAWIIIGAIIAVLGIVTVAQSPANTDKAPLSARNPGPDGAMAAAEILRRHGVIVTESDSFVTTTSLLARKPQATVLLYDRNGYLDSAQLHKLLDSAARVVVVAPGFQTLTGLGGEIRHAGVVPNGTSTLDAGCGQADPLAAGPVSGRDGFLYTGAGAVCYRPDGSDGGMYATSVDGRLVVLGSTALLSNDLLQEQGNAALALRTLGPTADLLWYLPGLGDVPRNDKPATLDELAPPWLGFLGMWLAVVAVLAILWRGRRLGPLVFEPLPVAVKAAETAEGRARLYQDSRAVGRAADNLRAGTLTRLARHFRLGPEAGAEAVLDAVGRKINRPAPELRMLLLDHRPHTESELVRWAQSIEKLEQEATAP, from the coding sequence ATGACGCCGGCCCGCGGCACGGCGATGGAGCCCGCTGCAGCAAAAGCACGCAATACAACTGTGCGGGACTGGTCGCGAAGCCACCTGGCCTGGATCATCATCGGAGCCATCATCGCGGTGCTCGGCATAGTGACGGTGGCCCAGTCCCCCGCAAACACGGACAAGGCACCCTTGTCCGCCCGCAATCCGGGCCCGGACGGCGCGATGGCAGCCGCCGAAATTCTCCGACGACACGGAGTCATAGTCACGGAATCCGATTCTTTCGTCACGACCACCTCGCTCCTTGCCCGGAAGCCACAGGCCACGGTGCTGCTGTATGACCGCAACGGCTATCTCGACTCCGCCCAGTTGCACAAGCTGCTGGATTCGGCAGCCCGCGTGGTGGTCGTGGCTCCCGGCTTCCAGACGCTGACCGGGCTGGGCGGCGAGATCCGTCATGCCGGAGTGGTTCCCAACGGCACGTCAACGTTGGACGCGGGATGCGGGCAAGCGGATCCACTCGCCGCGGGGCCGGTCTCCGGCAGGGACGGGTTCCTGTACACGGGAGCCGGCGCTGTTTGCTACCGGCCTGATGGCAGCGACGGCGGCATGTATGCGACGAGCGTGGACGGCCGGCTGGTGGTTCTCGGCAGCACAGCGCTGCTCAGCAACGATCTCCTGCAAGAGCAGGGCAATGCCGCGTTGGCCCTCCGGACCCTTGGTCCAACGGCGGATCTGCTCTGGTACCTCCCCGGCTTGGGAGACGTGCCGCGGAACGACAAACCGGCCACCCTCGATGAACTGGCGCCGCCCTGGCTCGGCTTCCTGGGAATGTGGCTGGCGGTGGTCGCCGTGCTCGCCATACTGTGGCGTGGCCGGCGGCTCGGTCCGCTCGTGTTCGAGCCACTGCCGGTAGCGGTCAAGGCTGCCGAGACGGCCGAAGGCCGCGCCCGCCTGTACCAGGACTCGCGCGCCGTCGGCCGGGCAGCCGACAATCTGCGGGCCGGTACTTTGACCAGGCTTGCAAGGCACTTCCGGCTCGGCCCCGAGGCTGGCGCGGAGGCCGTCCTGGACGCGGTGGGCCGAAAAATCAACCGGCCGGCACCGGAGCTGCGGATGCTGTTGCTGGACCACCGGCCCCACACCGAGTCCGAACTGGTCCGGTGGGCACAAAGCATCGAAAAACTCGAGCAGGAGGCTACAGCCCCATGA
- a CDS encoding DUF4129 domain-containing protein, protein MAARDRSGFTYRMIPAPASFSLLFAAFEPPVDPDREGARRWAVEELSKSQYASAKPGWIDGLWNQFLEWLRSLNGDLTIGSNIGVPLIGALAVVLIVGAVIVVRPRLNARKKESAEVFDGGATVDADAFRRRAAAAANRGDWHTAVVEQFRAVVRSAEDRTVVDIQPGRTADEAAEQLGCAFGAAGSRLENAARLFDGVKYGKATATPSDHAAVLALDTDLLSMKPDFARQPGNRLAVPR, encoded by the coding sequence ATGGCCGCCCGTGACCGGTCAGGGTTCACCTACCGGATGATCCCTGCACCGGCGTCGTTTAGCCTCCTTTTCGCTGCCTTCGAGCCTCCCGTTGATCCGGACCGCGAGGGGGCCCGACGTTGGGCGGTTGAGGAACTCTCCAAGTCGCAGTATGCATCGGCCAAACCCGGTTGGATCGATGGGTTGTGGAACCAGTTTCTCGAATGGCTCCGCTCCCTGAACGGCGATTTGACCATCGGGTCGAATATAGGCGTGCCGTTAATCGGGGCGTTGGCTGTGGTCCTCATCGTGGGAGCCGTGATAGTTGTCAGGCCGAGGCTCAACGCCAGGAAGAAGGAGTCTGCGGAGGTTTTCGACGGCGGGGCAACAGTTGATGCCGATGCTTTCCGCCGTCGGGCAGCTGCCGCGGCAAACCGCGGAGACTGGCACACCGCCGTCGTCGAGCAGTTCCGCGCTGTGGTTCGCTCCGCGGAGGACCGGACAGTCGTTGATATCCAGCCTGGCCGGACAGCGGATGAGGCGGCTGAGCAATTGGGGTGCGCCTTCGGGGCTGCCGGTTCCCGGCTTGAGAACGCCGCGAGGCTCTTCGATGGCGTGAAATACGGCAAGGCAACAGCCACCCCTTCCGATCATGCCGCTGTCCTCGCACTGGACACCGATTTGCTGTCCATGAAACCTGATTTCGCGAGGCAGCCGGGCAATCGTTTGGCGGTACCGCGATGA
- the mtrA gene encoding MtrAB system response regulator MtrA — protein sequence MKARILVVDDDEALAEMIGIVLRNDGFDPVFCADGGQALEVFRSSKPDLVLLDLMLPGSDGIEVCRQIRGESDVPIVMLTAKADTSDVVRGLESGADDYVPKPFKPAELVARVRARLRPGDQKAPETLRIADVTIDVAGHLVTRGGERISLTPLEFDLLVALARKPWQVFTRELLLEQVWGYRHAADTRLVNVHVQRLRSKIERDPEAPEVVLTVRGVGYKAGA from the coding sequence ATGAAGGCACGCATCCTGGTGGTAGACGACGACGAAGCGCTGGCTGAAATGATCGGCATCGTGCTGCGGAACGACGGCTTCGACCCGGTTTTTTGCGCGGACGGCGGGCAAGCGCTGGAGGTCTTCCGTTCCTCGAAGCCTGACCTGGTTCTGCTTGACCTGATGCTTCCCGGCTCGGACGGCATCGAAGTGTGTCGCCAGATCCGTGGGGAGTCCGATGTCCCCATAGTCATGCTTACCGCCAAAGCGGATACCTCCGATGTTGTCCGAGGCCTCGAATCCGGTGCTGATGATTACGTGCCAAAGCCTTTCAAACCGGCTGAGCTCGTGGCCCGGGTGCGGGCCCGGCTGCGCCCGGGAGACCAGAAGGCGCCAGAGACCCTGCGGATTGCCGATGTCACTATCGACGTCGCGGGCCACTTGGTGACGCGGGGCGGAGAACGGATTTCGCTGACGCCTCTGGAATTCGATCTCTTGGTCGCCCTGGCTCGCAAGCCCTGGCAGGTCTTCACCCGTGAACTGCTCCTTGAGCAGGTGTGGGGCTACCGCCACGCTGCCGACACCCGGCTGGTCAACGTCCATGTCCAGCGGCTGCGGTCCAAGATCGAACGTGATCCGGAAGCCCCTGAAGTTGTATTGACGGTTCGTGGTGTCGGATACAAAGCAGGCGCCTGA
- the mtrB gene encoding MtrAB system histidine kinase MtrB, producing MVSDTKQAPESSTGEPGAGPETDKVKHPVSGHTVPEHTDARALNLAWILERTRIWTRRALILALRVSRLVLTGLRHIRPGFRYLWRALLRRWRRSLEFRTVAVTIVLSMASFAVVGAYLSNQIANNLFQERLKQAESESRYYVKQVQDTFDGSQANDQSSVITLVYDTLKAVEGNGSVIQRRYVFEAMPEQTKPRNRWVESRASDQLTVRVIPPALRKSVQESGKDQFWASTEFPVGNQDHPGIAVGNKVTFNGTVYELYLLYDLDTAQQTLDEIQNVLWAGGAALILMIGGIAWYVTRNVVSPVSHAAVVSEKLAAGQLQERMVVKGEDEVARLGASFNHMAASLQEQITQLATLSQMQQRFVSDVSHELRTPLTTVRMAAEVLFDARDDFDPINKRSAELLYNQVERFQSLLSDLLEISRFDAGAAVLDSEPTDIFQVVSHVIDGASPVAADYGSEVRLTSRHKRIIVEMDARRIDRILRNLLLNAVEHGEGRPVHVSVAANHDAVAISVRDFGIGMSPAEAARVFDRFWRADPARARTTGGSGLGLSIAAEDTKLHNGWLQAWGRKGAGSNFRLTLPLKKGGTIVKSPLQLEPADIHLPGAAPERQILVVDAGDASPEQGSVADPTPEDAPALPPVLPPVLPPAGENDADKTGEGTGL from the coding sequence GTGGTGTCGGATACAAAGCAGGCGCCTGAGTCTTCCACCGGCGAGCCCGGCGCTGGCCCTGAGACGGATAAGGTCAAACATCCTGTTTCAGGACATACTGTCCCGGAACACACCGACGCCCGCGCATTGAACCTTGCGTGGATCCTGGAGCGGACCCGCATTTGGACGCGGCGCGCCCTGATCTTGGCACTGCGTGTTTCACGTCTCGTCTTGACGGGACTTCGCCACATTCGTCCGGGATTTCGTTATCTGTGGCGGGCCCTGCTGCGGCGATGGCGCCGCTCGCTTGAATTCAGGACGGTCGCCGTGACGATCGTCCTGTCGATGGCGTCATTTGCGGTGGTCGGCGCGTACCTCTCAAACCAAATAGCGAACAACCTGTTCCAGGAACGCCTGAAGCAGGCCGAATCGGAAAGCCGCTACTACGTCAAGCAAGTCCAGGACACGTTCGACGGTTCACAGGCCAACGATCAATCCAGCGTCATCACCCTCGTCTACGACACCCTCAAGGCAGTGGAGGGCAACGGCTCGGTTATCCAGCGGCGGTACGTCTTCGAGGCCATGCCCGAACAGACCAAGCCGCGCAACCGCTGGGTGGAATCGCGGGCCTCGGATCAATTGACGGTCCGGGTCATTCCACCGGCGCTTCGCAAGTCCGTCCAGGAATCGGGCAAGGACCAGTTCTGGGCCTCCACGGAGTTTCCCGTCGGCAATCAGGACCACCCCGGCATCGCAGTCGGCAACAAAGTCACGTTCAACGGCACGGTCTACGAGCTTTATCTCCTCTATGACCTTGATACCGCCCAACAGACGCTGGACGAAATCCAGAACGTGCTGTGGGCAGGCGGCGCCGCACTCATCCTCATGATCGGCGGGATTGCCTGGTATGTGACCAGGAACGTCGTGAGTCCGGTGAGCCACGCCGCCGTCGTCTCCGAGAAGCTGGCCGCCGGTCAGTTGCAGGAACGAATGGTGGTCAAGGGCGAAGACGAGGTGGCCAGGCTGGGCGCGTCGTTCAACCATATGGCCGCGAGCTTGCAGGAACAGATCACGCAGCTGGCCACTTTGTCCCAGATGCAGCAGCGGTTCGTGTCCGATGTGTCGCATGAGCTGCGGACTCCACTGACGACCGTCCGGATGGCAGCAGAAGTGTTGTTTGATGCCCGGGATGACTTCGACCCCATCAACAAGCGCTCCGCGGAGCTCCTCTACAACCAAGTGGAGCGTTTCCAGTCTTTGCTCTCAGACTTGCTGGAGATTTCACGCTTCGACGCGGGGGCTGCCGTTCTGGACTCCGAGCCGACGGACATTTTCCAAGTGGTGTCCCACGTTATCGACGGGGCCTCACCGGTCGCCGCGGACTACGGCTCCGAAGTGCGTCTCACCTCGCGCCACAAGCGCATCATCGTGGAAATGGATGCCCGAAGGATTGATCGCATCCTGCGGAACCTGCTGCTCAACGCCGTCGAACACGGCGAGGGGAGGCCCGTCCACGTCTCCGTTGCAGCCAATCACGACGCTGTGGCCATTTCGGTGCGTGACTTCGGCATAGGAATGAGTCCGGCGGAAGCCGCGCGGGTCTTCGATCGTTTCTGGCGGGCCGATCCAGCCCGCGCCCGGACAACCGGGGGCAGCGGCCTGGGACTTTCCATCGCCGCGGAGGACACCAAGCTCCACAACGGTTGGCTGCAGGCTTGGGGCCGCAAGGGGGCTGGTTCCAACTTCCGTCTGACTCTGCCGCTCAAGAAGGGAGGAACCATCGTGAAATCACCGTTGCAGCTCGAACCGGCAGATATCCACCTGCCTGGCGCCGCCCCGGAACGACAGATCCTCGTGGTGGATGCAGGTGACGCCTCCCCGGAACAAGGTTCCGTTGCAGACCCGACGCCGGAGGACGCTCCGGCGTTGCCGCCTGTACTGCCTCCTGTACTGCCGCCGGCGGGGGAGAACGACGCCGACAAGACCGGGGAGGGAACGGGACTATGA